In Flagellatimonas centrodinii, a single window of DNA contains:
- the hrcA gene encoding heat-inducible transcriptional repressor HrcA, whose translation MSEVLNSRAEELLKLLIQRYIQDGLPVGSRTLSRAAGLGLSAATIRNVMADLDDLGFVASPHTSAGRIPTQRGYRYFVDSLLSPEPLDDGSRAELEAEFGRSRNGSPQDLVQTASSLLSQLSRMAGVVTLPRRNLAVLRRIEFLPLSDQRVLAILVVNQHEVQNRVLQMDRAYGADELAQYANALNERFAGRNLVDLRRALLDEAVDAQNEVNHVLREAAQMAGQCFEAADHKDFVHAGGANLFGFQELADVQRLRGLFDALDRKRDLLTLFDQCLGADGVQVFIGDESGYRVLDEMAVVTSPYYVEGQVAGMLGVIGPTRMAYQRIIPLVRETARILSRGLD comes from the coding sequence ATGAGTGAGGTGTTGAACAGCCGCGCGGAAGAGCTGCTCAAGCTGCTGATCCAGCGCTATATTCAAGACGGACTGCCGGTCGGTTCGCGCACCCTGTCGCGCGCTGCGGGGCTGGGCCTGTCGGCCGCGACCATTCGCAATGTGATGGCCGATCTCGACGACCTCGGCTTTGTCGCCTCGCCGCACACGTCAGCCGGCCGCATCCCGACCCAGCGCGGCTACCGATACTTTGTCGACAGTCTGTTGTCGCCGGAGCCACTCGATGACGGATCGCGGGCCGAGCTGGAGGCCGAATTCGGTCGCAGTCGCAACGGCAGCCCGCAGGACCTGGTGCAGACCGCCAGCAGCCTGCTTTCGCAGCTTTCGCGGATGGCCGGTGTGGTGACCCTGCCGCGGCGCAACCTGGCGGTGCTGCGCCGAATCGAGTTCCTGCCGTTGTCCGATCAGCGGGTGCTGGCGATTCTGGTGGTGAACCAGCACGAGGTGCAGAACCGGGTCCTGCAGATGGATCGCGCCTACGGGGCCGATGAGCTGGCGCAGTATGCCAATGCGCTCAATGAGCGATTTGCCGGTCGTAATCTGGTCGACCTGCGCCGCGCCCTGCTGGATGAAGCCGTCGATGCCCAGAACGAGGTCAATCACGTGCTGCGCGAGGCTGCGCAGATGGCGGGCCAGTGCTTCGAGGCGGCCGACCACAAGGACTTCGTCCACGCGGGGGGCGCCAATCTGTTCGGATTCCAGGAGTTGGCAGATGTGCAGCGGCTGCGGGGCCTGTTCGACGCGCTCGACCGCAAACGCGATCTGTTGACGCTGTTCGACCAGTGTCTTGGCGCCGACGGGGTGCAGGTATTCATCGGAGACGAGTCCGGCTACCGGGTGCTCGATGAAATGGCCGTGGTGACCTCCCCGTATTACGTCGAAGGGCAGGTGGCCGGCATGCTGGGCGTCATCGGCCCCACCCGCATGGCCTATCAGCGGATCATCCCCCTCGTGCGCGAGACGGCCCGCATCCTCTCCCGTGGGCTCGATTGA
- a CDS encoding NAD(+) kinase, which produces MTAFNRIGVIAKQDARATETATQLLAYLEQAGRQVLLDQVLAGRVPAPADRFRERAALGADCDLVIVVGGDGTLLSAARTLAPCGVPILGINQGRLGFMVDVPPDDMATHIGQVLAGAYVSEQRLLLSAEIDRNGGRRGPFLAVNDVVVRNLAAIRMLEFETWLDDQFISQHRADGMIVSSPTGSTAYALSGGGPVLHPGLEALSLVPICPHTLSDRPIVVGADRAVHIVLGGDANASAAVTCDGQTHEGLRRGDRLSITRAPFRLHLIHPQQYDYFSILRSKLHWGRDRA; this is translated from the coding sequence ATGACCGCGTTCAACCGTATCGGTGTCATCGCCAAGCAGGATGCCCGTGCCACCGAGACGGCCACGCAACTGTTGGCCTATCTCGAGCAGGCCGGGCGCCAGGTTCTGCTCGATCAGGTGCTGGCCGGGCGCGTACCGGCCCCTGCCGACCGCTTCCGCGAGCGCGCCGCCCTGGGCGCCGACTGCGACCTGGTGATCGTGGTCGGAGGCGACGGCACCTTGCTGTCGGCCGCCCGCACGCTGGCGCCCTGCGGGGTCCCGATTCTCGGCATCAACCAAGGGCGACTCGGCTTCATGGTCGACGTCCCCCCGGATGACATGGCAACGCACATCGGCCAGGTGCTGGCGGGGGCCTATGTGTCGGAGCAACGGCTGCTGTTGTCGGCCGAGATTGACCGCAACGGGGGGCGTCGCGGCCCCTTTCTGGCGGTCAACGATGTGGTGGTGCGAAACCTTGCGGCCATTCGCATGCTTGAGTTCGAGACCTGGCTCGATGACCAGTTCATCAGCCAGCATCGCGCCGATGGCATGATCGTCAGCTCCCCGACCGGCTCGACTGCGTATGCCCTGTCGGGCGGCGGGCCGGTCTTGCATCCGGGCCTGGAAGCGCTGTCGCTGGTGCCAATCTGTCCACACACGCTGTCAGATCGACCGATCGTGGTCGGCGCCGATCGCGCCGTCCATATCGTGCTGGGCGGGGATGCCAACGCCAGCGCGGCGGTAACGTGCGACGGACAGACGCATGAGGGCCTGCGGCGGGGAGACCGCCTCAGCATCACCCGCGCGCCGTTTCGGCTGCACCTGATTCATCCGCAGCAGTACGACTACTTCAGCATTCTTCGCAGCAAGCTCCACTGGGGCCGGGACCGCGCCTGA
- the recN gene encoding DNA repair protein RecN: MLTALTIRNLAIIEQVSLELDTGFTVLTGETGAGKSILIDALGLLLGGRADTQLVREGSDRAEVSGEFRLAADSAARAWLDQQALSDPEAPDQLLIRRVVFTEGRTRAFVNGHAINAGPLRELGEQLIEIFGQSESQTLLRPEIQRQRLDAFADAPADLAAVAESAAAVHAIDARRAALQQQEARDPSQLEFLRYQVRELELLDLRRETLDALEQDQRRLAHADQLISDGGRALDLLYAGEAAAHAQLGQALSRLSPLVALDPGFEEVVRLAESAQAHLEEAADGLRRLLDRLDLDPAQLAEVERQLGAVHDLARKHRIKAEALADHLEQLQRSLADSEGASAALEALDRERVLAEQRYRSAADRLSATRQQAAAALADEATALVRQLGMPNARLEVSVTRLPDAPVRRTGQDDVRFDFTANPGQPPRALARVASGGELSRISLALQVVITQDRSAGTLIFDEVDAGISGGTAEIVGQQLRALGSHRQVLCVTHLAQVAAQARQHFGIRKQVEGDQTFTRVEPLAAKGRIDELARMQGGVDISDSARRHARELLARAGA; encoded by the coding sequence ATGCTGACAGCCCTCACCATTCGCAACCTCGCCATCATCGAGCAGGTCAGTCTTGAGCTCGATACGGGCTTCACCGTGCTCACCGGTGAAACCGGCGCCGGAAAATCGATCCTGATCGATGCACTCGGCCTCCTGCTCGGTGGGCGCGCAGACACACAACTGGTGCGGGAAGGCAGTGACCGCGCCGAGGTCAGCGGTGAATTCCGGCTGGCCGCCGACAGCGCCGCGCGCGCCTGGCTGGACCAGCAGGCCCTATCCGACCCCGAAGCGCCCGATCAATTGCTGATTCGCCGCGTGGTCTTCACCGAGGGACGGACCCGCGCCTTCGTCAACGGTCACGCGATCAATGCCGGACCCTTGCGTGAACTGGGCGAGCAGCTGATCGAGATCTTCGGGCAATCCGAGTCGCAGACCCTGTTGCGGCCGGAGATTCAGCGGCAACGCCTGGATGCCTTCGCAGACGCGCCGGCCGATCTCGCTGCCGTTGCGGAGTCTGCCGCAGCCGTACACGCCATTGACGCCCGCAGAGCCGCGCTGCAGCAACAGGAAGCGCGCGACCCCAGCCAACTCGAGTTCCTTCGCTACCAGGTCCGTGAGCTGGAGCTGCTCGATCTGCGCCGCGAGACCCTCGACGCACTCGAGCAGGATCAGCGGCGACTGGCGCATGCCGACCAGTTGATCAGTGACGGCGGGCGCGCCCTGGACCTGCTCTACGCCGGCGAGGCTGCCGCCCATGCCCAATTGGGTCAGGCGCTGTCGCGGCTATCGCCGCTGGTGGCGCTGGACCCCGGCTTCGAGGAGGTGGTGCGCCTGGCCGAAAGCGCTCAGGCACATCTGGAAGAGGCTGCCGATGGTCTGCGCCGCCTGCTGGATCGACTCGATCTCGACCCGGCGCAGCTGGCAGAGGTCGAACGTCAACTCGGCGCCGTGCACGACCTCGCCCGCAAGCATCGGATCAAGGCAGAGGCGCTCGCAGATCACCTCGAACAACTGCAGCGCTCACTTGCCGACAGCGAGGGCGCGTCGGCAGCGCTCGAGGCCCTCGATCGAGAACGGGTGCTGGCCGAACAACGTTACCGGAGTGCTGCCGACAGACTGAGCGCGACACGCCAGCAGGCGGCCGCCGCCCTGGCCGATGAAGCAACCGCGCTGGTCCGCCAATTGGGAATGCCCAACGCGCGGCTGGAGGTGTCGGTGACACGGCTCCCCGACGCGCCAGTGCGCCGGACCGGACAGGACGATGTCCGCTTCGATTTCACCGCCAACCCCGGGCAACCACCGCGAGCCCTGGCGCGGGTGGCGAGCGGAGGCGAACTGTCACGGATCTCGCTGGCGCTGCAAGTGGTCATCACCCAGGACCGCAGTGCCGGCACCCTGATTTTCGACGAGGTCGATGCTGGCATCAGCGGCGGCACCGCCGAGATCGTCGGGCAACAGTTGCGCGCCCTAGGCAGCCACCGTCAGGTGCTGTGTGTCACCCATCTGGCACAGGTGGCGGCGCAGGCACGCCAGCACTTCGGCATCCGCAAGCAGGTCGAAGGTGACCAGACCTTCACCCGGGTTGAACCGCTGGCTGCGAAGGGTCGCATTGACGAGTTGGCCCGGATGCAGGGTGGCGTCGATATCAGCGACAGCGCCCGCCGCCACGCCCGCGAACTGCTGGCGCGCGCCGGCGCTTGA
- the fur gene encoding ferric iron uptake transcriptional regulator: MESSDLRNAGLKVTLPRLKILEILESNAEQHLSAEDIYRRLLDAHEEIGLATVYRVLTQFEAAGLVVRHNFEGGHAVFELERGEHHDHMVCLDSGKVIEFVSEEIEKLQRQIADKHGYVVHDHNLVLYVKPKKK, translated from the coding sequence GTGGAATCCTCCGACCTCCGCAACGCCGGCCTTAAAGTCACCCTGCCTCGCCTGAAGATTCTGGAAATCCTGGAATCGAACGCTGAGCAGCACCTGTCTGCCGAAGATATCTACCGTCGCCTTCTGGATGCCCATGAAGAAATCGGCCTGGCCACCGTGTACCGGGTGCTGACCCAATTCGAGGCCGCTGGCTTGGTGGTGCGCCACAATTTCGAGGGCGGACACGCGGTGTTCGAGCTGGAACGGGGCGAGCACCACGATCACATGGTCTGCCTCGACTCCGGCAAGGTCATCGAGTTCGTCAGCGAGGAGATTGAAAAACTGCAGCGACAGATCGCCGACAAGCACGGCTATGTAGTGCATGACCACAATCTCGTGCTGTACGTGAAGCCGAAGAAGAAGTAG
- a CDS encoding outer membrane protein assembly factor BamE encodes MAIIASGCQLVYKLPTRQGNVIEQKKLDQLEVGMTREQVRFLLGTPLAASPYDTARWDYLGYYRSPRGTEAERTVSLFFDGDTLARMEGTTPMGAERAVETPDLEAVVEAEEKALLEAEREESEADGAILRQEDPAAPGAP; translated from the coding sequence GTGGCGATCATCGCCAGCGGGTGCCAGCTCGTCTACAAACTGCCGACCCGGCAGGGAAATGTCATTGAGCAGAAGAAACTCGACCAGCTCGAAGTGGGCATGACCCGCGAGCAAGTGCGGTTCCTGCTGGGGACGCCGCTGGCAGCCAGTCCGTATGACACCGCGCGCTGGGACTACCTCGGGTACTACCGCTCGCCCCGTGGCACGGAGGCTGAGCGCACGGTTTCGCTGTTCTTCGACGGCGACACCCTGGCACGGATGGAAGGCACGACGCCGATGGGCGCGGAGCGAGCTGTTGAAACCCCCGATCTCGAAGCGGTCGTCGAAGCCGAGGAAAAGGCGCTTCTGGAAGCCGAGCGTGAAGAAAGCGAGGCCGACGGCGCCATCCTCCGGCAGGAAGACCCCGCCGCGCCGGGCGCGCCCTGA
- a CDS encoding RnfH family protein, with amino-acid sequence MGGDLLQVEVAYARPEEQVVLKVDVPSGTTVREVIEQSGALLRYPEIALDGDNRVGIHARLVGLDDRVAHGDRVEIYRPLKADPKEVRRQRAAAGKA; translated from the coding sequence GTGGGCGGAGATCTGTTGCAGGTTGAGGTGGCCTACGCACGGCCGGAAGAGCAGGTGGTGCTCAAGGTCGACGTGCCGTCCGGCACGACGGTGCGCGAAGTCATTGAACAGTCGGGGGCGCTGCTGCGCTATCCGGAGATTGCCCTTGACGGGGACAACAGGGTGGGGATTCACGCTCGCCTGGTGGGGCTTGACGACCGCGTCGCCCACGGTGACCGCGTGGAGATCTATCGACCGCTAAAGGCCGACCCCAAGGAGGTCCGTCGACAGCGGGCCGCCGCGGGAAAGGCCTGA